ACTCGGCCTTGCCTTGCCAGCGGCTGAGCCAGTGCGAGCTGCGCAGCACGGCGACATGGAAGTCGACGAACTCACCCGGCTCCAGCAGGTCGAAGTCGCGGTACATGGCGGCGATGTCGTCGGCCAGGTGCGGCAGGTCGGACCGCACCCGCACGGTGAAGGGCGACAGGCGAAGCGCCACGCCGTCACGGCGCAGGCGCTGACGAAGCTCGCCGCGCTCGACCTGACCGACTCTCAAGCCCGCGGCTCCTCCGCCAGCAGACGGATGTCGATGAGGCGGTTCAGATGCAGGTCCAGCAGATCGTCCAGGGCGTCGGGCGTGGGCGGCTGGTCCCAGTCGATGTCATGCGCCAGGCGATGCCGCAGTTGATCGCGGTCCAGCGGCTCGGCGGCCAGCCATTCGGCCAGTTGGGCGCCGAGCGCAGCGATCAGGTGGGTGTCGCCGCCGACCGGGTCGAAAAAGACAGCGTGCTGTTCGCCCTCCCAGGCCAACAGCACGTCATGGAGTCGATGGCGGCAGCGCCACACGTCGCGGGGCGTGTCAGGCCCGCACGAGGTAGTTCTCTGAGAGATAGCGGCGGATTTCCGCTTCGGTCCAGGGGCTGCCGGTGGAATTGCTGGGCCGGAAGGCGTTCGGGCCTTGGGAGGCCATCGTCAACAGCATGTCCTGACCGTTGGACAGCACGCATTCCGCCACGCGATGGCCGGCGAACAGGGTGTTGAGCCGCGCCACCAGCATCATCGAGCCCCAACCGCCGGGATCGGTCTTCAGCAGTTGGTAGACGTTGGTGTTGGAGGCCACGTTCTTGAGCGTGCCGGGGTAGAGCTTGTCGACCGTCAGCTTGTTCTGCGCATGGGTGACGGACTTGCCGGAGTACCAGCGCGCGACCACATAGGCCCACGGGGCGGTACTCGAGACCTGCGAGCGGATGCTGTTGCTGGCCCAGTTGCTGATGGTCCAGCATTCGGTGTTGTTCAGCACGGCGGCTTCCGCACGGGCCTGCACGCTGGCGCCGCCATTGCGCAGGACGGCCGAGCCCCAGGCCGAGGTGGTGTTGCAATGCCAGGCCATCACCGGCCGGCTGGCCAGCGTCAGTCCCACCGGCACCACCCCCGCCTGAATGAACCGGCGACGTCGCTGCGATACCACGGCGCCGACTTGCGGGGTCGGCTCGGACGGCTGTTGGGTTTCGCTGCGGTGGTCCATAAACTCAGCTTTCGTGATGCACGGGCCCCAGAAAGGGGCGGACGCTCAAGCCGATCGGATGAGATCCGACCTGCGATGGGAGTGTTTCATACCGGGCCGTTGCCGACCAGCGCCATGCCCCCCTTGAACGGGTGGCGTACGGCATCCTTTCATCAGAGGATAAGTTTGCGCTTGCTCACACTTTGTCTTCGATGGATACGTCATTCAGCTGCGCGTTCAACCAGCCCAGCGCGTCCTCCAGGTTGAGGAAGACCTGGAAGCGGCGTCCATGTTTGCGGTACAGGGCGTGGTAGAGCGGCAGCATGAGCGCCCGCCCCTCCACGTCGGCCCCCACCACATAGGCCACCGCGACCGGCGGCGCCCGGTGCTGGGCAATCTCGCCCAGGAAACGATCGAGCTCCTGCATCGCGTCGGGCGAGGCGATCATGCTGACGCTCAGTTCCGCCAGGTCGATGAAGCGCGCCGGTGGGGGATCCACCGTCAGCAGGTCGTCCATGGCGCGGCCCAGGCCAAGCACGGCTTCCCGATTGAACGGGCCCTCGGCCCGGGATCTCACCATCGCGCCTTCGCGCCACACCTCGATTCGCCCGTGCGGCCGGAACGGCCCATCCACAAAGGCTTGAATATCGCGTTTCACCACGGAATCCGGTCCCCACATCATTTGGGGCGCATCTTCGGCCCCCGGCGCCGAGGTGCCAAGGGTGCCGGGGCGTGGTGGCGGTACTCAGTCGCGGTCGGCGTGGACGATGTCGCGATCCGTGTCGTGGTGTTCCCCTGATCGCGGGGGCCGGTCGCCGGCGGCTGCGCGGTGCGTGGCCGGCGACGCGGCGTCGACCGCATCGGGATCAAGGTCGCTGCCCGGGGACGCCGCGTCCAGTTCATCCTCGACCAGGAAGCCGCCGCTCTGGTGGGCCCACAGCTTGGCGTACAGACCACCCTGGGCCAGCAGGGACGCGTGATCCCCTTGCTCGACGATGCGGCCCTGGTCCATCACGATCAGCCGGTCCATGGCGGCGATGGTCGACAGCCGGTGGGCGATGGCCACCACCGTCTTGCCCTCCATCAACCGGTAGAGGCTGCGCTGGATGGCGGACTCGACTTCCGAATCCAGCGCGCTGGTGGCCTCGTCCAGCAGCAGGATCGGGGCGTCCTTGAGCATTACCCGGGCGATGGCGATGCGTTGACGCTGGCCGCCGGAGAGCTTCACACCGCGCTCGCCGACATGGGCGTCATAGGCCTTGCGGCCCTTGGCGTCGGTCAAGCCATCGATGAAATCAACGGCTTCGGCGCGTTCGGCGGCGGCGCGCATGGCGGCTTCGGTGGCGTCCGGGCGACCGTACATCAGGTTGTCGCGCACCGAGCGGTGCAGCAGGCTGGTGTCTTGGGTGACCATGCCGACCTGGGCGCGCAGGCTGTCCTGGGTCACGCGGGCGATGTCTTGGCCGTCGATCAGCACCCGGCCGCTGTCGATGTCGTAGAAGCGCAGCAGCAGGTTGAGCAGTGTCGATTTGCCGGCGCCGGAGCGACCGACCACGCCGATCTTCTCGCCGGGGTGGATCTGCAGGGTCAGGTCGTGCAGCACCGGTTTCTTGCCGCCGTAGCTGAAGTTGACCTGCTCGAAGCGGAGTTCACCGCGGGAGACGGTGAGCGGTTGCGCGTCGGGCGCATCCCGGATCTCGATCGGGCGAGCCAGTGTCGTGATGCCGTCCTGCACCGTGCCGATGTTCTCGAACAGGCTGGCCATCTCCCACATGATCCAGTGCGAGATGCCGTTGAGCCGCAGCGCCATCGCGGTGGCCGCGGCGACGGCGCCGATGCCGACCTGGCCCTGGGTCCACAGCCACAGCGTCATGCCGGCGGTGGCCGCGATCAGGCCCATCGACAGGGCATGGTTGACGATCTCGAAGCCGCTGATCAGGCGCATCTGCCGGTAGGCGGTGGCCAGGAAGTCCTTCATCGCACTGCTGGCGAAGCCGGCCTCGCGCTGGCTGTGGGAGAACAGCTTGACGGTGCTGATGTTGGTGTAGGCGTCGGTCACCCGGCCGGTCATCAGGCTGCGGGCATCGGCCTGTGCGGCGGCGGCCTTGCCCAGGCGCGGCACGAAGAAGGTCAGCGCCAGCACATAGCAGGCCAGCCATCCGAGGAAGGGCAGCAGCAGCGTCGCGTCGAAGCTGCCCACCACGCCCAGCATGGTGACGAAGTAGATGGTGATGAAGACCAGGATGTCGGTGACGATCAGCACGCAGTCGCGGACTGCCAGGGCGGTCTGCATCAGCTTGGCGGAGACGCGGCCGGCGAACTCGTCCTGATAGAAGCTCAGGCTCTGGGCGAGCAGGTGGCGATGGAAATTCCAGCGCAGCCGCATCGGGAAGTTGCTGGACAGGCCCTGGTACTTGCTCATGCCTTGCAGGGCGATCAGCAGCGGGCTGGCCAGCAGGATGCCGGCCAGCATCAGCAGCTTGGACTTCTGCGTGGTCCACCACTGATCGGCGGGCACGGCGCTGAGCCAGTCCACCACTGAGCCCAGCATCGAGAACAGCAGCGCCTCGAAGGCGCCGATGGCGGCGGTGAGCAGGATCAGCACCAGGATGAGCCGGCGCATGCCGCGGGTGGACGACCACACGAAGGCGAAGAAACCGGCCGGTGGCTGCGGCGCGGGCGTCGTCGGAAACGGATCGACGAGTTTTTCGAACCAGCCAAACACGGCGGTCTCCCTGATCTTTTATGAGAACTGCAAAGCCTACAGGAGTCGTATGTCGATCGTCGATCCCGAGTGTGTCGAGCCGTCGCCCAGTGCGTTGAATGGCCGAATCCGCCGTCTCAATGGCGCGTTATGCCCGCGGCCTCCGCACCGCACCGCACAGCAACAGCAGCAGCAATAGCAGCAGCAACGACAGCAACCGCAGCAGCAGTAGCACCGCACTTAAGGACGATCGTGCTGCTGCCGTGTGCGTGCGTGGGTCCGTGAAGGAGCTGGGTGTGTGGGACCGTAGGAGCCGGTGGCACTTGGAGCGAATGCGGA
The Roseateles amylovorans genome window above contains:
- a CDS encoding HPr-rel-A system PqqD family peptide chaperone; this encodes MWRCRHRLHDVLLAWEGEQHAVFFDPVGGDTHLIAALGAQLAEWLAAEPLDRDQLRHRLAHDIDWDQPPTPDALDDLLDLHLNRLIDIRLLAEEPRA
- a CDS encoding ABC transporter ATP-binding protein; protein product: MFGWFEKLVDPFPTTPAPQPPAGFFAFVWSSTRGMRRLILVLILLTAAIGAFEALLFSMLGSVVDWLSAVPADQWWTTQKSKLLMLAGILLASPLLIALQGMSKYQGLSSNFPMRLRWNFHRHLLAQSLSFYQDEFAGRVSAKLMQTALAVRDCVLIVTDILVFITIYFVTMLGVVGSFDATLLLPFLGWLACYVLALTFFVPRLGKAAAAQADARSLMTGRVTDAYTNISTVKLFSHSQREAGFASSAMKDFLATAYRQMRLISGFEIVNHALSMGLIAATAGMTLWLWTQGQVGIGAVAAATAMALRLNGISHWIMWEMASLFENIGTVQDGITTLARPIEIRDAPDAQPLTVSRGELRFEQVNFSYGGKKPVLHDLTLQIHPGEKIGVVGRSGAGKSTLLNLLLRFYDIDSGRVLIDGQDIARVTQDSLRAQVGMVTQDTSLLHRSVRDNLMYGRPDATEAAMRAAAERAEAVDFIDGLTDAKGRKAYDAHVGERGVKLSGGQRQRIAIARVMLKDAPILLLDEATSALDSEVESAIQRSLYRLMEGKTVVAIAHRLSTIAAMDRLIVMDQGRIVEQGDHASLLAQGGLYAKLWAHQSGGFLVEDELDAASPGSDLDPDAVDAASPATHRAAAGDRPPRSGEHHDTDRDIVHADRD